Proteins encoded within one genomic window of Kibdelosporangium phytohabitans:
- a CDS encoding LysE family translocator has protein sequence MLTGAHLLAFMGVVLLAAMSPGPDFVIVTRHAAISGKRAGMAAGLGIAGGVFVWALVAALGVASLLAASAIAYTVVKLIGAAYLAYLGVKALIGAWRRGERVQLDARLPPARPLVAFRQGLITNLLNPKCAVFFVALMPQFLPGTPTLTDTLMLSAVTVLITITWFTVLANLVGLLKTFFTSPKVRKAMDTVTGTILIAFGLKIATD, from the coding sequence ATGCTCACCGGAGCCCACCTGCTCGCCTTCATGGGCGTGGTCCTGCTGGCAGCGATGTCGCCCGGACCGGATTTCGTCATCGTCACCCGCCACGCGGCCATCTCCGGCAAACGCGCGGGCATGGCAGCCGGACTCGGCATCGCAGGCGGTGTCTTCGTCTGGGCACTGGTCGCCGCGCTCGGCGTAGCCAGCCTCCTCGCCGCCTCAGCGATTGCCTACACAGTCGTGAAACTCATCGGCGCCGCCTACCTCGCCTACCTCGGCGTCAAAGCACTGATCGGAGCCTGGCGCCGAGGCGAACGCGTCCAGCTCGACGCCCGACTACCCCCGGCCCGCCCACTGGTGGCCTTCCGGCAGGGCCTGATCACCAACCTCCTGAACCCCAAGTGCGCGGTGTTCTTCGTAGCCCTGATGCCCCAATTCCTCCCCGGAACCCCCACCCTGACCGACACACTGATGCTGTCGGCAGTGACAGTGCTCATCACCATCACGTGGTTCACGGTGCTGGCGAACCTCGTCGGACTCCTGAAGACCTTCTTCACATCCCCCAAGGTCCGCAAAGCCATGGACACGGTCACCGGCACGATCCTGATCGCCTTCGGTCTCAAGATCGCCACAGACTGA